The nucleotide sequence ATAGAATTTTAAACACTTAAACACAGGCATTGGCAAGATTACATAAATAGAAAGTAACTCGCAAACATTATTTACATTGACTTGCCTTTCATTTTACAGtattacatatatagatatagatagatagatagatataccGACATTAACTATTAAGTTTAGTTCTTTAATAACAGAAGCCTAACCTTCGGTTTGTTGGTTTTCTATTCATATATACTTCTTTTTTTAAGACCACTTggtattataataatattagtGGAGTGTGATTGAGTTAGTTAAGAAAGAATATTTTCAGCTCTGAAGTTTATAAAACCATAAAAGAagcatttttaaaattatttcaagTAACATTTGAGATTTTTGACCTCCAAATATCCCAAGTAGTCCTCATTTTTCAGTTATATTCCAATGATAGATATCATTCCATATAACAGATTTCCATATAACTTTGAGAAGCACCGTCTTCACCAACCACAATCTTCAAAGAAAACCATGCATTTATAAGGGGGTATCATAGCATCTCTCTCACAAAAAGTCCAAAACATCTCTGCAACCGTAGGCACAGACGCATAGAGGAAACCCCAATCAAAAGGTTTCTTGTATAGACTTTACATTCTTTACTAGTCTATTCTATAGAGGCTGCTCTGCTTGCTTTCTCTCATTTGCTCTGTAAGGTGCTGCTCTTTTTGTCAATCTCGAGATACCCAAAAGGCTCCTGTAAGTTTTGTGCTTGTTTGGGTTTCTGGTTCCAATAAAAGCAGCATTTAATTGTTCTTGTTTGTGTGCATTAGCTGTGAAAATTGACAGTTATGGCACCACACGCAAACCCCATCTTTTGTAAGTAAATTCAAACACTCTTTGTAACCTCCAAAGCTTGACTTTAGTGTACGAAACATAAATTACATAAATATACAGACtcaattgatttgttttcttgctaAAAAAGGTAATCAAACGAGATAAGCACCTCTTCCAAAGAAGGGAGTTAAAGGAACCTCTGCTGGTTTGTGGGGTTGTCACACATTTGTCAATAGGATCTCTTTATAGTCATTCTTCCCCCCTCTTTCTTCTGAAACATTATAAAAACCCGAATACAATGTTACCAACCACAGTTTCTTAAGCTGCATTGTTTGCTCTATTGGTCTCTGTGTTTGGCTTGtgtttttctaattttggtTTTCCTTTTTGGGTTTCTGGGTTGTAACATATTGTCATATAAACCCACAAACAAGAGAAGGTGACAcagttttgtttggtttttccCCCCCTGTTTTTGAGGGATTGGGTTTGGCTTAGATcttacattttcttcagttcattATGCAGCAATGGCACCAGAGAAACAAGCAGAGGAGGCCATGATTCGGAGCCTTGAAAGAGAggcagaggaagagagagaagaccACTCCAAGTTTAGCCTCCCAAGCCTTCTCTGGCATGGTGGTTCTGTATATGATGCCTGGTTCAGCTGTGCCTCAAATCAGGTACCAAAGCAACaacttcaaattttcttttagttACAAACATGGGTTTGATTCATATGGAAATTCCTGTTGCCATTTACAGGTTGCTCAAGTGCTGTTGACTCTCCCATACTCATTCTCTCAAATGGGTATGCTCTCAGGCATCATATTGCAGGTGTTTTATGGTTTATTGGGAAGCTGGACTGCTTATCTCATTAGTGTTCTTTACATTGAATACCGAACTAGGAAGCAGAAAGAAAATGTCCACTTCAAGAACCATGTAATTCAGGTTTGCTTCGTATGACCAacatctatatgtatatataagcaTCTATGTATGTAActatatatacattatttttcttttgggatGATTTTAAAATGTGCAGTGGTTTGAAGTGCTGGATGGGTTACTGGGTCCAACCTGGAAAGTTATTGGACTGGCATTTAACTgtacttttcttctctttggaTCAGTTATTCAACTCATAGGTTGTGCAAGGTATTTTTCCCCTCAATTTTCGATAAAATTAAGGATTTCGATTTTGAGATATGGCTTAATACATTAACAGATGTTTTATTgtacaaaattttgatttacaGCAACATATATTACATAAATGATGATCTGGACAAGAGGACATGGACATATATATTTGGAGCTTGCTGTGCTACTAGTGTGTTCATACCCTCATTTCACAACTACAGAGTTTGGTCTTTTCTTGGGCTTGGAATGACCACATTCACTGCTTGGTATTTGACCATTGCTGCCATTGTTCATGGCCAGGTAAATTTAAGCCAAAAGATCCTGACTTTGATTGTCAACCATTAAAAATTTGGATAATattctttttaatttcattgGAAAATATTGTTGCAGGTGGAGGGGGTAACTCACTCAGGCCCTGAGAAGTTGGTTTTGTATTTCACTGGAGCCACTAATATACTCTACACCTTTGGTGGACATGCTGTCACTGTGTAAGCTTGAAATTGAGTTTGCAAAGCAAATGCAGTACTTGGAGTGCTATCAGATATTGTCGATTTTAAGAGTCGATGAGAATTTTTCACTGTTGGCTGATGCTGAATCTAAACTCCTTGTGGTGTTTACTCAACTTTTGTAGTGAAATTATGCATGCAATGTGGAAGCCTCAGAAGTTCAAGCACATTTATCTCCTTGCCACTCTCTATGTATTCACCTTAACCATTCCATCGTCGGTTGCCATGTACTGGGCCTTCGGTGATCAACTCCTCACCCATTCCAATGCCTTCTCACTCCTTCCTCGCGATCATTGGCGTGATGCTGCAGTTATCCTAATGCTCATTCACCAGGCGAGTTGATCTTCACAGTTTTGTCATTGAACATGACCTATTATTTTTGGATTGGCAATGGTTGATTGTTCTGGTTTATTAATTATGCAGTTTATAACATTTGGATTTGCAAGTACACCTTTGTATTTTGTGTGGGAGAAAGTGATAAATATGCATGACACAGAGAGCATATTTCTGAAGGCACTTACTAGGTTGCCTGTTCTGCTACCTATTTGGTTCTTGGCTATTATATTTCCATTTTTTGGACCGATCAACTCTGCTGTCGGAGCTCTTCTAGTCACATTCACTGTCTACATCATCCCTGCTTTGGCTCATATGTTCACTTACAAATCCGCGTCTGCTCGAAAGGTAAAATGCTCCATCATAATCATCAGCTTGCTTACCAAACAGACAATCATAGTTAGCTTGCTTGGCTCTAATCGAGTGACATTATGCATCAAGTGTCAAATTTAGTGCAAgctttatgaattatgatgcctGCTATTCTTATAAAATTGCAGAATGCAGCAGAAAAGCCTCCATTCTTCCTCCCAAGCTGGACAGGAATGTATATAGTGAATGGAGTCATTGTGGTTTGGGTGATTATTGTTGGCTTTGGATTGGGAGGGTGGGCTAGTGTGACCAATTTCACCCACCAAATTGGCACTTTTGGACTCTTTGCCAAATGCTATCAGTGCCCAAGACCCGAGCCGGCTTCACCAGGAAGAGCAGGAGCACACCACTGAGTTTCAGACCAGCTAAATGGAACCCAGAAATCCTCCATCAGCATATCAAATTATATGTATTGTGAGCCTGGCTCTGTTTTTATTCATAGATCAGTCAACTTTAGTGCTCTATGTCACTAATATCTTTTTCCGCCTAATCTACCACATGAACTCACCGCTTCCATGTGATGTGTTGTTGGCATTCCATTACTTGCCCGTCATACAAAGCCAAAAGCACAAGAGGCTCATCAAGGTTTCTTAGTAGTTTGGGGAGAAAATAAGCCAATTTTTGCTAGCTAAACTAAGACAATACTCAATCAGAAGTGACTGAGTTGGCTGGGGATAAGATTTTTTGAGAAAGAGTGGAGCGATTCAAATATCCAGACTTTGCAGACAAAATATTCATAGTTCCATTGTCGAAACAAAAAACGAAACAACAAAACCACGACAAAATAGGCAAGGGTTGATGTGTttgatggaaagaaaaaaaaaatgcagaggTACAGGAGTCCTGCATTTTAGCCTTGaatcaaaactaaaattaacAGGTGACTAACTTTTATAAACCATGAGTGTTTTTCAAATATCATGGCTCAACAATGATGCACTACGGTAAAAAATGGACTAGCCCCATCCAAAAACAGCGTAGGAATGAGCAAAATAGGGAGGCTCTAAATTGATTGTCATATGCTAATTTATGTCCATTCCCTGCATAAAAGATGAACAAAACTCTTAGGAGGCCACACTTATCTGCTCGTTCCCTTACAGATGAACGCGGACTGCATAAACTGgcaaacaataaatatatataaaaaaaatggttcTGTGGCTACAAAAATGCATTAGGGAAagatctttctttttcttctccttttctttcagTCTTTAGTAATTTTGTCACTCAGGTCTCTTGTGCAGTCAAAATTGAAGACCATTTAGAAATCACTTGCTCTATCTTAAGACAGCTTAAGGGGATGAACTGCAACTCCATTGCAGGCGGCAGAAAGACGTCCCCACCTTCCCAGACGAGGTTCCTGTTGCAAAGTAATTTCACTTGTTGAGATAACCCACGAAACATCACATaggaacaatatatatatatatatattataaacaaGACTCTATATAAGCAAATTAGTCTATAAATAGTCAGCAAAGTAGGTACTGTGTTAATTTAGAAAATCTATTTAACTATTACAGGGACAAAATGTCCCCCCAACAAGGGTTCCAGCCAGGAACTGAAAGATGGGGGCAGCAGTATTCAATATGTGGCATCCCTGGCTGGAGTAACCATTTCCTTATCATTATTTTATCTGTTTTGTAAAAAGAACTTTTAGGAATATACTCATCCACTATTTGCTAACTTTTTCAGCAGATGACTTACaggaagagagaaaataatatACTTCTCAACAATCTACACTATCCAAATGCCTAAGCTCCAAACCCGCCGATCTTAAGTTCTAACACATACTGGAACCTATTAAAACATTCCAAGTTCCAGCTTTGGATAGAACATAAACATGCCAAACAAAATTTGTGCATGACTGAAGTTTGAATTCTTGCTTCTCCAAGTAGTAAGATAGAAAGCCTTTCAACCACCCTTCATTAAAAAGTCATCTTTGGCATATTGGTCTATGTTTTTACTGCGACATTAATTAACCACAACCACACAAATATTTTTAGAGGGACGAAGAAATTATTAGTCCAGCAGTGATATGTTTTGTACTCTATACTTCCATCCAGCATTCAAATATCAAAAAAGTATCGCTCAATTTTTTGGTCTTTACGGTACAGTTGCCTATCTAAATCAGTCGATTCTAAATTAGATATGCACAAGCTACATAATCGCAGAGCATTCTTTAGCGCAGAAATCCATGAAGTTATTTCTTCGAAGTCCAAAATATGAACTTAACACTCTTAAATATTTGAGAGCAGTTCACTATCTTCAAAATGTGTAGGTTGAACTCCTGAGCTAACACAAGCAAATCATGCATAAGTGTGTCCAGCAAAACCATGCTCAAAATAAGATTGTATAAacattaaaatacaaaaaaagtaAGACTTTTTTTTCAGCTCAGTTCCTCGCACCAAATTCAGAAGCATAAAACCAAGAGGAGAAATTATGTTAAAAGTGGAACACTAAAGCAAAAAAATTTACCTTTCCAACTCCAGCAATGAGGAACTGTCCAGATTTTGCAAAAGCCAGGGAATTCGAAAACCCCACCTGTATCCCACAAAAGGTTTtgtaaacaaaaagaaaattgaagcaaTAACCCACCAAATTGCAGACTCAAAATCATAATAacagtgcaaaaaaaaaatgttccagTTTCTCCACACAACACCAGAAATTCAGTACGGCAACCAAAGTTTGGACAAACCCATGCAAGTCTAAACCTAATGAATCAGATTTGAGTAGACTGCATTTCACAGGTCTGAATATAAGCATGTTCAGACAAGTGCCACAATTGAATAATACGCTATTTATACAAAATCCTATAAAATTTATTTCTGATCATAATTTCCATATCCATTGCCGGTGCAGGATCGATATAAGAAAcattaagaaaaaataaaagtgcACCAAAACTGTTTACGAATTTCATAATGACTATTAATCGCAAATTGTTTATGAATTTCATAATGACTTAATCCTAGAGAGACTGAAAATTTTAGCAGTAAAATTAAAATGGAACTGGAAACAAGACCAACCATAAATTTATGAACCGCATCTATGTGGcataggcaaaaaaaaaaaagaattccaaGACCATGTAGacttaaaatttgattttgacaaTCTTGAAGCAataattgttttctttctcGTTTGCAGGGAGGAGGATTCGAACcagcaactagcaagttgatgGTAAAAGCATGAATCCTTGAAGTTTCTTCCATCTATAAGATGGATTAGAGAATCAGAGTCCCTTTTTCCCCTCATCCTCCCCCGGAAGTGGTTAATCTTGAAGCTATAGTACTCAATGAAATAAAATGGTCCCTATCTCCAAACTTGTCTACTAAAAGAAAGCCTTGATATAGCTGACTTTAAGCGAGTATACCAACCAGTCACAATCACATTTGCTACCAGTTTGCCACCACAGTACTAGGGTTATTATTAGTTACTCAGAAAATCAACTTACTTTAGAGTTTTACCTATAGTTATTACTCAGCAAAGGGAGAATTATCCAAAGAAAGAGTTAGCCAAGCTGGCATTGTGTGCGTTGAAACTTACCAGTGGAAGGTCATATACCGGACGAATGTCTTTGGTTTCACTTCCAATAGCCCATAAGCGCACAAAACCATTACCAGCTCCTGATGCAGCAAGATCACTATTTCTGCATACAGTGACTGAACTGACCCAGGAGCATACTGATGAACAAATATTGCTTCCAAGATTGTGGTCACCATTTTCTGCATgggaaaaatcaaaatcctctaATTAGAATACAAACAAGCATGAAGATGCTTATCACTGTAAGAACTTGAGATTGTAAATATCAAGtggcttttttaatttttggctCTCTTGTGAAATCAATAACATAGGCATGCAACAGCAGATATTGGCAAAAGGGTATAAAAACACCaataaacagaaaataaatttttaactgACTACTGAATCCTTGCTTCAAATAACAGAAGAGACTTTAATAGAAAAAAAAGATAGGACATGCTGATATTTAAAAAACAGCAGTGGAAACCATTCTATTTTAGCCATAAATCAAGATTAGTAGCTTGAACAGAAGCAATTTTCGATGAAATTCAATGTGGTTGCGCTTTATAtgaaaatcattttaatttattttgttccTGGCTACTCCAAAATACAGAGAGATAAAAGTTGGATACTAAATAAACTCACCAGTATGACCATTGGCAATTATATGACTATTGCCACCACCAAAATTGTCAGTGGGATCCGACAGAGCATGAGCATTTTTTACGATGTTCACAGGCTTCTTTCGCACTACATTCCATAACTCGATGCTTCCATCATCTGCACCAGATAAGAATTCATCGTTGCTGATAAAGCAACAACATTCTAGATTTGCCATGGGAGCTCGGAAAACCAACCGTGACTCTTCAGGAACCTATTCAGCGCATATATAAAGAGGTGAAAGATAACACCAGAATTAGAGGCTGTATATCCATCAAAAAACGTACTCCACAAAAACAGCAGGTCCTGAAATAGATTCTAAAGatgaaattgaattatacaaaTTCCTTCTGAGAATATTGTTAAACAGGCTACAGGACATAGCTGATAGTTAAAACTTTTGAGAACATGAAATTAAAGCTTGGAGTTATCCACTCCAGTGCACGTaggaaggaaaaacaaaatccaGACATCTAGTCATCTTTTTCAttatgaaaaaagaaataaaagataaataaaagGGCTTTTGGATGAAAAAAGTTAGCCTGTATTCCTTTAAGGATAGGAGGCCATGTACTTTTGGCATATTGAAATTTATGTTGGTGAGACCTTGATCCTAGCTGTAATAGGTATTACAATTAGGGAGATATCATCTAGTAGTCCTCCATTTCTGCAATAGAATATATGTACCATTTGGCAGAAATAAAGGAAACAAGAAAGTCAGTAATGTGCTGCTAATTCTTCTAGAACTTGGTTCCCACTCTCAACATGATCCTTGACCCCAACCCCTTGCATCGGCCACAAGTGTGCTTGCTTTGATTCCTTTCAGCAAATATTAGGAAAAGTTATTCCAAAATAAAGCGCAACAACCTTACTTTTTTCCATTGGATTCTGAATCAATCTTCCTCAATTGTTAATAATTTTACCACACAGAACAATTTTACATGCAGATGAGGACATGAGCAGTTGATAAAATGAACATGGACATCAATAGCATGTCACTTTTATCGTGCTCGCAACAACAACAGAGGAAAAAAAGGGGATTCTCAAGTTATTACAATCGTAAGAACAACTATTTTTCATGCATTATTATAGATATCCAGAACTCCAAAGAGGATAAAAGGTGCTGCTTACCTTATACAACTGCATAGTCCTATCACGTCCAACAGTCATCACCCGTTCTTTACGTAGGCAATCAATTGATAATACTTCGCTTTGATGACCAAATAATGAATTTATATATGCTCTATCTTCTGCATTCCATATCTTGATAGTACGATCAAATGAACCGGAAAAAAGTTCCGTAGTCCCTTGCCTAAAGGTCAAACATGACACAGGCCCTCTGTGACCTGGAAAAGCCTGCAGAACAAACTTCAGGTGCTGGCCCAACAGTATATGAAATTAAAAAGATAGAAACTTAATATAATAGAAGGTGAACCACTCATGACTCAACAGTGTCATTCAATACGGAGCCTCTACTCTAGAGAGGGTGCCATGGTGCAGCCAACATGTTGCAGAATTATCATCATATTTCCAAGCTACAAGATCGCATATCAAATCCAATGAAAGCTCTATGAGTGAACCATCCCTTTGATACCTAAGAAATCCATATTCCTGGCTCCTCAGCTTTACAAACTCAATTGCTATTGCTTAACACAAAACTAGATTTTAGGACCACCTAATAGCatacaacaaatatatataaagtaCCTGAATATGATCTCTTGTACGGGTGTCCCACAGATGAACATGTCTGTCCAATCCTCCAGTTGCTAAATACCGACCATCAGAACTGACAGCCAATGATAGAATgtgtttgcttcttttttttgcttgaCCTTGCAGCTCCTTGGCCCCATGCGACTTCAGCAGTTCCTCACTTGGCCATTgaaacttttcatgtttgcCACTGTTTATGTCCCAGTGCATAATAATTCCATCTTTGGAAGCTGAAAAGCCCTTTGAATCATCCTCAGATAGAGCTACAGCGGTGACAGATTGCCTGTGCTTTACCAGGACCCGAAATTCATCAACAGCTTCAGGTTGCTGAACCCTAAGTAACATAACTAAGTTAGGATAGATACAGTACATAAGAAGAGATTGGGTAGATGGGCCATGATGGTTCATGACATTTCATTAAACTAGCTTTTACAGAATAGCTTAATAAGCTTCCAGCAACATAGCAAAAAACCATCCTTTACCAAAATACTAAAACACGGAAACAAAAATGTAGAAATGTTCAAGTAGTGATTGATGTGATTGACAAGCACAAATGTGCTACAATCTCCaacataaaatattataacTAATGAATTGGTAACGTAGACAGTCATTCCAGACCATAAATTCAAATGCCACTACAACAGGCAATAACAGGAACATAGCAATCTATACATGCATGATGCAAAATTGATTCCACAAACAAATGGGATAAAGGAAAAAACTAATAATATTTGTAAAACACTACAAATATGAAACGCAAAACTTcatcaaaaaacaaatatagCAACTTGATTACCTGGAAGCAAGGACTCTCCTAACACGGCCACTCTCCTCCAACTGCTCCTGCATCAGAATCTGGGCCACCAGCGTATCCCTCTCGCCTTCCTTCTCCGTCCCTCTTCCATCCTCGTCctcatcttcctcttccttctttctCCTCTCTGCAGCTCGATACTTCTCTACCAGCTCTGCTGCCAAGCGATGCCTCTTCTCATCTGCGTTCTCCGCCTCATCTGCCGCCAagtctctctcttcttcaccAATGTCGGAGCCCAGGATATCACTGTCGTCCTCAGACTCGATGTCC is from Tripterygium wilfordii isolate XIE 37 chromosome 14, ASM1340144v1, whole genome shotgun sequence and encodes:
- the LOC120015590 gene encoding auxin transporter-like protein 2, which encodes MAPEKQAEEAMIRSLEREAEEEREDHSKFSLPSLLWHGGSVYDAWFSCASNQVAQVLLTLPYSFSQMGMLSGIILQVFYGLLGSWTAYLISVLYIEYRTRKQKENVHFKNHVIQWFEVLDGLLGPTWKVIGLAFNCTFLLFGSVIQLIGCASNIYYINDDLDKRTWTYIFGACCATSVFIPSFHNYRVWSFLGLGMTTFTAWYLTIAAIVHGQVEGVTHSGPEKLVLYFTGATNILYTFGGHAVTVEIMHAMWKPQKFKHIYLLATLYVFTLTIPSSVAMYWAFGDQLLTHSNAFSLLPRDHWRDAAVILMLIHQFITFGFASTPLYFVWEKVINMHDTESIFLKALTRLPVLLPIWFLAIIFPFFGPINSAVGALLVTFTVYIIPALAHMFTYKSASARKNAAEKPPFFLPSWTGMYIVNGVIVVWVIIVGFGLGGWASVTNFTHQIGTFGLFAKCYQCPRPEPASPGRAGAHH
- the LOC120015740 gene encoding U3 snoRNP-associated protein-like EMB2271 is translated as MALKNKNSKKKGSGPKGSDKKGKRFSVDKNPFFSSEPDKRRRIDFNDGDIESEDDSDILGSDIGEEERDLAADEAENADEKRHRLAAELVEKYRAAERRKKEEEDEDEDGRGTEKEGERDTLVAQILMQEQLEESGRVRRVLASRVQQPEAVDEFRVLVKHRQSVTAVALSEDDSKGFSASKDGIIMHWDINSGKHEKFQWPSEELLKSHGAKELQGQAKKRSKHILSLAVSSDGRYLATGGLDRHVHLWDTRTRDHIQAFPGHRGPVSCLTFRQGTTELFSGSFDRTIKIWNAEDRAYINSLFGHQSEVLSIDCLRKERVMTVGRDRTMQLYKVPEESRLVFRAPMANLECCCFISNDEFLSGADDGSIELWNVVRKKPVNIVKNAHALSDPTDNFGGGNSHIIANGHTENGDHNLGSNICSSVCSWVSSVTVCRNSDLAASGAGNGFVRLWAIGSETKDIRPVYDLPLVGFSNSLAFAKSGQFLIAGVGKEPRLGRWGRLSAACNGVAVHPLKLS